A genomic stretch from Kineosporia corallincola includes:
- a CDS encoding LLM class flavin-dependent oxidoreductase, with amino-acid sequence MSERIIHLNAFENFSPGNIASGMWRHPQDRSHEYTSVRYWTRLARDLEAAGFDAIFMADVLGMLDAYRDSPDEALRTASQVPINDPVTVVSAMAAVTERIGFAITLSTSYWQPYLLARTLTSLDHLSDGRVGWNIVTSFLDSAARNIGTGTQLEHDRRYDRADEFLAVTHKLWERSWQDDAVVRDKDRAVYTDPARVHPIRHEGEFFTVPDAFLAEPSAQRTPVLFQAGSSGRGQRFAAQHAEGLFVHGTRPEVLKPIVAAVKDEAQALGRSRDSVRAFAVATIVTGETDEIARAKYEDLLRYSDYGGAMVQFAGPVGVDLSTLDPDTPLGDIQSNGAQFSARFFASADPDRVWTLREVADYMAVGGMGPVIVGSGATVADELERWCEVADLDGFNLAYAVRPGTFDDIVRYVIPELRRRGRLAERSGPSTLRENLYGPGAARLLPDHPHWSLDIPSHTP; translated from the coding sequence ATGAGCGAGCGCATCATTCACCTCAACGCGTTCGAGAACTTCTCCCCCGGCAACATCGCCTCGGGCATGTGGCGTCACCCGCAGGACCGCTCCCACGAGTACACGTCGGTGCGCTACTGGACGCGCCTGGCCCGCGACCTGGAGGCCGCCGGGTTCGACGCGATCTTCATGGCCGACGTCCTCGGCATGCTCGACGCCTACCGGGACAGCCCGGACGAGGCACTGCGCACAGCCAGCCAGGTCCCGATCAACGACCCGGTGACAGTGGTCTCGGCGATGGCCGCGGTGACCGAGCGGATCGGGTTCGCGATCACCCTGTCCACCAGCTACTGGCAGCCGTACCTGCTGGCTCGCACCCTGACCAGCCTGGACCACCTCAGCGACGGCCGGGTCGGCTGGAACATCGTCACCTCGTTCCTGGACAGCGCCGCCCGCAACATCGGCACCGGCACCCAGCTCGAGCACGACCGGCGGTACGACCGGGCCGACGAGTTCCTGGCCGTCACGCACAAGCTGTGGGAACGCTCGTGGCAGGACGACGCCGTGGTCCGGGACAAGGACCGCGCCGTCTACACCGATCCCGCGCGCGTGCACCCGATCCGGCACGAGGGCGAGTTCTTCACCGTGCCCGACGCCTTCCTCGCCGAGCCGTCCGCGCAGCGCACCCCGGTGCTGTTCCAGGCCGGATCGTCCGGGCGCGGGCAGCGGTTCGCCGCCCAGCACGCCGAGGGCCTGTTCGTGCACGGCACCCGCCCCGAGGTGCTCAAGCCGATCGTGGCCGCGGTGAAGGACGAGGCGCAGGCACTGGGCCGCTCCCGGGACTCGGTGCGGGCGTTCGCGGTGGCCACGATCGTCACCGGGGAGACCGACGAGATCGCCCGGGCCAAGTACGAGGACCTGCTGCGGTACAGCGACTACGGCGGGGCGATGGTGCAGTTCGCCGGGCCGGTCGGGGTGGACCTGTCGACGCTCGACCCGGACACACCGCTGGGCGACATCCAGTCCAACGGCGCGCAGTTCTCGGCCCGGTTCTTCGCCTCGGCCGACCCGGACCGGGTGTGGACGCTGCGCGAGGTCGCCGACTACATGGCGGTCGGCGGGATGGGCCCGGTCATCGTGGGCTCCGGCGCCACCGTGGCGGACGAGCTCGAGCGCTGGTGCGAGGTCGCCGACCTGGACGGTTTCAACCTCGCCTACGCGGTGCGGCCCGGCACGTTCGACGACATCGTCCGGTATGTGATCCCCGAACTGCGCCGCCGCGGCCGGCTCGCCGAGCGCTCCGGCCCCTCGACGCTGCGCGAGAACCTGTACGGCCCGGGCGCTGCCCGGTTGCTCCCCGATCATCCACACTGGTCCCTCGACATCCCGTCGCACACCCCCTGA
- a CDS encoding GntR family transcriptional regulator — MSRTTEETASLAHYNTLRQRILAGEITPDMRLYESSLTTELGTSRTPIREALAMLERDGILKRERRGYRVHERTPQEVLDYFDVRNALESASAEAAALRATELERAEMVVMLKAAAAEQDPERRARIHNEWHRALLRASHNPALAEFVDRAEVLISLKRKPWQDSVAGSGQSQDEHQAVLDAVLARDPELARRLMAAHMSRARDHQLTLLTAR, encoded by the coding sequence ATGTCGAGGACGACCGAGGAGACCGCGTCACTGGCGCACTACAACACGTTGCGCCAGCGGATCCTCGCCGGTGAGATCACGCCCGACATGAGACTGTACGAGAGCTCGCTGACCACGGAACTCGGCACCTCCCGGACCCCGATCCGGGAGGCACTGGCCATGCTCGAGCGGGACGGCATCCTCAAGCGCGAGCGCCGCGGGTACCGGGTGCACGAGCGCACGCCCCAGGAGGTCCTGGACTACTTCGACGTGCGCAACGCCCTGGAGTCGGCGAGCGCCGAGGCGGCCGCGCTGCGGGCCACGGAGCTGGAACGTGCGGAGATGGTCGTGATGTTGAAGGCCGCCGCGGCCGAGCAGGACCCGGAGCGGCGGGCCCGGATCCACAACGAGTGGCACCGGGCGCTGCTGCGGGCCTCGCACAACCCGGCGCTGGCCGAGTTCGTCGACCGGGCCGAGGTTCTCATCAGTCTCAAGCGCAAGCCGTGGCAGGATTCGGTCGCCGGGTCCGGCCAGTCGCAGGACGAGCACCAGGCCGTGCTCGACGCCGTGCTGGCCCGTGACCCGGAGCTGGCGCGGCGGCTGATGGCGGCGCACATGTCCCGGGCCCGGGACCATCAGCTCACTCTGCTGACGGCCCGCTGA